One segment of Methylocella silvestris BL2 DNA contains the following:
- a CDS encoding PAAR domain-containing protein translates to MPPAARLTDMHVCPAVTGVVPHVGGPILPPCCINVLIGGLPAARVTDLATCVGPPDMIAMGSTSVLIGGLMAARIGDPTVHGGVIVMGLPTVMIGG, encoded by the coding sequence ATGCCGCCCGCCGCCCGCCTGACCGATATGCATGTCTGTCCCGCCGTGACCGGAGTCGTGCCGCATGTCGGCGGCCCGATCCTGCCGCCCTGTTGCATCAATGTGCTGATCGGCGGCCTGCCGGCCGCGCGCGTCACCGATCTTGCGACCTGCGTCGGACCGCCCGACATGATCGCGATGGGATCGACCAGCGTCCTGATTGGCGGCCTCATGGCGGCGCGGATCGGCGACCCCACCGTGCATGGCGGCGTGATCGTCATGGGCCTGCCGACGGTCATGATTGGCGGCTGA
- a CDS encoding class I SAM-dependent methyltransferase produces MTNPYDLVRYPNWPVSETHPASLNTFASLYGRPAAQLSACRVLEIGCGEGVNLMSMAVGAPKSEFVGIDLAEAPVEMGRTMARAAGLANVTLLARDLCEDTSDLGEFDYIIAHGVYAWVPAVVQRALMQVAAERLRPDGLFFVSYNALPGCRLRQALRDLMLSRAQGVSDPIERLAIAREALARFAQTWSADDPFQNALIGEARDILERPRARAIPRRTGRDLCAAARERSGRRGSRRRPHLSLRRKTKPQF; encoded by the coding sequence ATGACGAACCCCTATGATCTCGTGCGCTATCCCAACTGGCCGGTGTCGGAGACGCATCCGGCAAGCCTCAACACATTCGCGAGTCTTTACGGGCGTCCTGCTGCGCAACTATCGGCGTGCCGCGTGCTCGAAATAGGCTGTGGCGAAGGCGTCAATCTGATGAGCATGGCGGTTGGCGCGCCAAAATCGGAATTCGTGGGAATCGATCTTGCCGAGGCCCCCGTCGAGATGGGCCGCACGATGGCGCGCGCGGCGGGGCTCGCCAATGTAACGCTCTTGGCGCGGGATCTCTGCGAGGATACGTCTGACCTCGGCGAGTTCGATTATATTATTGCGCACGGGGTCTATGCCTGGGTTCCGGCCGTCGTGCAGCGGGCGCTGATGCAGGTCGCCGCCGAGCGGCTCCGTCCGGACGGCCTGTTCTTCGTCAGCTACAATGCGCTGCCGGGCTGCCGGCTGCGGCAGGCGTTGCGCGATCTGATGTTAAGCCGCGCGCAAGGCGTCTCCGATCCGATCGAAAGGCTCGCTATCGCGCGCGAGGCGCTCGCACGCTTTGCGCAAACTTGGTCGGCCGACGATCCGTTCCAGAACGCTCTGATCGGAGAGGCGCGCGACATTTTAGAGCGCCCGCGCGCCCGTGCTATACCACGACGAACTGGGCGGGATCTATGCGCCGCAGCTCGTGAGCGAAGTGGTCGCCGCGGCTCACGCCGAAGGCCTCATCTATCTCTGCGACGCAAAACAAAGCCTCAGTTCTGA
- the tssH gene encoding type VI secretion system ATPase TssH, producing MADISLEAVTGKLNRIGYETFIQALRQAKGAGNRNVELAHWLAHIMQKERSDLALTADHFKLDRAKLASDIARTIDGFRRNETEMPGVSNTLVDLLDRGWHYATLFFGETQIRTGHVLAGALKSLELRRAFTSISPEFAKIPGDALTNEYRSLWAGSDEENLQPMDGSGLSAAGTPGAEQAQGAKGTTALDRFSQDLTARAATGEMDPVLGRDDEIRQIIDVLMRRRQNNPILTGEAGVGKTAIVEGLAQRIAASDVPPALRGVRLLALDITLMQAGASMKGEFEQRLRSVIDEVQASPKPIILFIDEAHTLIGAGGAAGTGDAANILKPALARGTLRTIAATTWAEYRQYFEKDPALTRRFQPVQVDEPDVARCCVMLRGVLAPMEKHHKVRISDAAIVAAVNLSHRYIPARLLPDKAVSLLDTTCARVAISQNATPAAVEDARVAANALEAEKAALTTDADLGDLDEERIGEIDAELAELKEKSAALEEEWAKERALIEEIVKLRREISENPADAEQKRVALRDKIASLGGVDPEKRMIYAHVDDQSVAAVVSDWTGIPVGRMVKDEIENVLRLPEILNRRVVGQSHGLAMIAKRIETNRAGLDNPSKPIGVFMLCGPSGVGKTETALALAEALYGGEQNIITINMSEFQEAHTVSGLKGAPPGYVGYGEGGRLTEAVRRKPYSVVLLDEIEKAHPDVHELFFQVFDKGVMEDGTGRRIDFKNTLIILTSNVGTDTIMRRAEDPAFAGDAEALAAELRPDLLQVFPPALLGRLVTIPYLPLSPSMLAGIVRLQLGRIGKRIRAAQDADFSYDDAVVDHIVSLCNDPDSGGRIIDNIINNTLLPALSREFLKRTLAKQELKEARVAMKDGAFAYEWIGASPCAPAQTEHSAEFSLEETQQPVE from the coding sequence ATGGCTGACATCAGTCTCGAAGCCGTAACGGGGAAGCTGAACAGAATCGGCTATGAGACCTTCATCCAGGCGCTGCGCCAGGCGAAGGGCGCCGGCAACCGCAATGTCGAGCTCGCGCATTGGCTGGCGCATATCATGCAAAAGGAGCGCTCCGACCTTGCCCTGACAGCCGATCATTTCAAGCTCGATCGCGCAAAGCTCGCCAGCGACATCGCGCGGACCATTGACGGCTTTCGCCGCAACGAAACGGAGATGCCGGGCGTCTCCAACACGCTCGTCGATCTGCTCGATCGCGGCTGGCATTATGCGACGCTGTTTTTCGGCGAAACGCAGATCCGCACGGGGCACGTTCTGGCAGGCGCCCTGAAGTCGCTGGAGCTGCGCCGCGCCTTCACGTCGATCTCGCCGGAGTTTGCGAAAATCCCCGGCGACGCTCTGACCAATGAGTATCGCTCGCTCTGGGCCGGCTCGGATGAAGAGAATTTGCAGCCGATGGATGGCTCCGGCCTCAGCGCCGCGGGAACGCCGGGCGCCGAGCAGGCGCAAGGCGCCAAGGGCACGACGGCGCTTGATCGCTTCTCACAGGATCTCACCGCCCGGGCCGCAACCGGCGAGATGGACCCCGTGCTCGGGCGCGATGACGAGATCCGCCAGATCATCGACGTGCTGATGCGCCGGCGGCAGAACAATCCGATCCTGACCGGCGAGGCCGGCGTCGGCAAAACCGCAATCGTGGAAGGGCTGGCGCAGCGCATCGCCGCAAGCGACGTTCCCCCTGCGCTGCGCGGCGTTCGATTGCTCGCGCTCGATATCACGCTGATGCAGGCCGGCGCCTCGATGAAGGGCGAATTCGAGCAGCGCCTGCGCTCCGTCATCGACGAGGTGCAGGCCTCGCCAAAGCCGATCATCCTCTTTATCGACGAGGCGCATACGTTGATCGGCGCCGGCGGCGCGGCCGGCACGGGCGACGCGGCGAACATTCTAAAGCCTGCGCTCGCGCGCGGCACGCTGCGCACCATCGCCGCGACCACATGGGCCGAATACAGGCAGTATTTCGAGAAGGATCCGGCGCTCACCCGCAGGTTCCAGCCGGTGCAGGTCGACGAGCCGGACGTCGCGCGCTGCTGCGTGATGCTGCGCGGCGTGCTCGCGCCGATGGAAAAGCACCACAAGGTGCGCATTTCCGACGCCGCGATCGTAGCTGCGGTCAATCTCTCGCATCGCTATATTCCCGCGCGCCTGTTGCCGGACAAGGCGGTGAGCCTGCTCGACACCACCTGCGCGCGGGTCGCGATTAGCCAGAACGCGACGCCGGCCGCGGTCGAGGATGCGCGCGTCGCGGCAAACGCGCTTGAGGCTGAAAAAGCCGCCCTCACCACCGACGCCGATCTTGGCGATCTCGACGAGGAGCGCATCGGCGAGATCGACGCCGAACTCGCCGAGCTTAAGGAAAAGAGCGCGGCGCTCGAGGAAGAATGGGCGAAGGAGCGCGCTCTGATCGAGGAGATCGTGAAGCTGCGCCGGGAGATCAGCGAAAATCCGGCGGACGCGGAGCAAAAGCGCGTCGCGCTCAGGGACAAAATCGCCTCCCTCGGCGGCGTCGATCCCGAGAAGCGGATGATCTACGCCCATGTCGACGACCAGTCGGTCGCCGCCGTCGTCTCGGATTGGACCGGCATTCCGGTCGGCCGCATGGTCAAGGACGAGATCGAGAATGTGCTGCGCCTGCCGGAAATTCTGAACCGGCGCGTCGTCGGCCAGTCGCATGGCCTCGCCATGATCGCCAAGCGCATCGAGACCAATCGCGCCGGCCTCGACAATCCGTCAAAGCCGATCGGCGTCTTCATGCTGTGCGGACCCTCGGGCGTCGGCAAGACGGAGACGGCGCTGGCGCTGGCCGAGGCCCTCTATGGCGGCGAGCAGAATATCATTACGATCAACATGTCGGAATTTCAGGAGGCGCACACCGTCTCTGGACTGAAAGGCGCGCCCCCCGGCTATGTCGGCTATGGCGAGGGCGGCCGCCTGACGGAGGCCGTCCGCCGCAAGCCCTATAGCGTCGTGCTGCTCGACGAGATCGAGAAGGCCCATCCCGACGTGCATGAGCTGTTCTTTCAGGTCTTCGACAAGGGCGTCATGGAGGACGGCACGGGGCGGCGCATCGATTTTAAGAATACGCTCATCATACTGACGTCGAACGTCGGCACAGACACCATCATGCGGAGAGCCGAAGACCCCGCTTTCGCCGGAGACGCAGAGGCTCTGGCGGCGGAGCTCAGGCCCGACCTGTTGCAGGTCTTTCCGCCCGCGCTGCTCGGGCGTCTCGTGACCATCCCCTATCTGCCGCTGTCGCCGTCCATGCTGGCCGGCATCGTGCGGCTGCAGCTCGGGCGGATCGGCAAGCGCATCCGCGCGGCGCAGGACGCCGACTTCAGCTATGACGACGCCGTGGTCGATCATATCGTCTCGCTCTGCAACGATCCGGATTCGGGCGGCCGCATCATCGACAACATCATCAACAACACGCTGTTGCCGGCGCTCTCGCGCGAATTTTTGAAGCGCACGCTTGCGAAACAGGAACTGAAAGAGGCGCGTGTGGCGATGAAAGACGGCGCCTTCGCTTATGAATGGATCGGAGCCTCGCCGTGCGCCCCGGCACAGACCGAACATTCCGCCGAGTTCAGTCTGGAGGAAACGCAACAGCCTGTGGAATGA
- a CDS encoding DUF4384 domain-containing protein, whose product MASLDAVKGAMIVAVFLSAGGALAEGVTRAVTVVTPSKQEQLDPDNSAGMTIDILPGEEFAIGSKVGFRVGAQKPGYLVLVDVDASGKVTQRYPNLYSMALPAGASEKANLVQPGRIVSIPDNFNPFAHFEYVAEAPAGKGMILALLSPKPVHVVDLPDVPQDMVGTRAAVAFLYDAAKRLRIADRDGKAPLADPNWSFAVKSYSITP is encoded by the coding sequence ATGGCTAGTCTTGATGCGGTAAAAGGCGCGATGATCGTTGCCGTCTTTCTCTCCGCGGGCGGCGCATTGGCTGAAGGCGTCACCCGTGCGGTGACGGTGGTGACGCCGTCAAAACAAGAGCAGCTCGATCCTGACAATTCAGCAGGCATGACGATCGACATACTGCCGGGCGAAGAGTTTGCGATCGGCTCCAAGGTCGGATTTCGCGTCGGCGCGCAAAAGCCCGGCTATCTCGTTCTTGTCGATGTCGACGCCTCCGGCAAGGTGACGCAGCGCTATCCCAATCTCTATTCGATGGCGCTGCCGGCGGGGGCGAGCGAAAAGGCCAATCTGGTTCAGCCGGGGCGAATCGTGTCCATCCCCGACAATTTCAATCCCTTCGCGCATTTCGAATATGTCGCGGAGGCGCCGGCCGGAAAGGGCATGATTCTGGCTCTGCTCAGCCCGAAGCCGGTGCATGTGGTCGATCTGCCCGACGTGCCGCAGGACATGGTCGGCACGCGGGCGGCGGTCGCGTTTTTATATGATGCGGCGAAGCGTCTGCGCATTGCCGATCGCGACGGCAAGGCGCCGCTTGCCGATCCGAACTGGTCGTTCGCGGTAAAGTCCTATTCGATCACCCCCTAG
- a CDS encoding methyltransferase regulatory domain-containing protein, protein MSEVVAAAHAEGLIYLCDAKQSLSSEILFPSELQASEPRADFADFEQTLDFATMRRFRRSIFRRGGAMDRRLEPGRLRGLWASAEITPLDSASGDPEDFAFRAGNGAEFTTRDQRFARLLTQMGEAYPQSLQLDGEDCEAAHAEPLLRLFTAKIVTLLTERLAFTLSPGERPRASPLARAQAAQGDAFLASLLHKPVRMEDATARSFVALLDGSLTRDELAHRMERKAGVEGPAALARTHAALADMARLGLLMA, encoded by the coding sequence GTGAGCGAAGTGGTCGCCGCGGCTCACGCCGAAGGCCTCATCTATCTCTGCGACGCAAAACAAAGCCTCAGTTCTGAAATCCTGTTTCCGTCGGAACTGCAAGCAAGCGAACCTCGCGCCGATTTCGCTGATTTTGAGCAGACGCTCGATTTCGCTACGATGCGCCGCTTCCGTCGCTCGATTTTCCGGCGCGGTGGCGCGATGGATCGGCGCCTTGAGCCGGGCAGGCTGCGTGGTCTGTGGGCGAGCGCCGAGATAACGCCGCTGGACAGCGCTTCCGGCGATCCAGAGGACTTCGCTTTCAGGGCCGGGAATGGGGCTGAGTTCACGACGCGGGATCAGCGCTTCGCAAGGCTTCTGACACAAATGGGCGAAGCTTATCCGCAGAGCCTTCAGCTTGATGGGGAGGACTGCGAGGCAGCCCACGCCGAACCGCTTCTGCGGCTCTTCACCGCCAAGATCGTAACGCTCCTGACGGAGCGGCTAGCGTTCACCTTGTCGCCTGGCGAGCGTCCTCGCGCCAGCCCGCTCGCCCGCGCGCAAGCCGCGCAGGGCGACGCCTTTCTCGCTTCATTGCTTCACAAGCCGGTTCGGATGGAGGACGCCACGGCCCGCAGTTTCGTCGCGCTACTCGATGGAAGTTTGACGCGCGATGAACTCGCCCACAGGATGGAGCGCAAGGCTGGCGTCGAAGGCCCGGCGGCGCTGGCCCGCACCCACGCCGCGCTTGCCGACATGGCGCGGCTCGGGCTTTTGATGGCGTGA
- a CDS encoding caspase family protein translates to MKKLRCLLAPAWLAAILTGVPAAYAAPAPVAVQNPSEVHAIVVGIDQYQHLAQLRGAVADAKDIEASLRVMGVTDIAALYDDKADRDSILKAVYDLSARVKRGDLVILSIAGHGAQEPERVKGSEADGKDAVFLLAGFEPAGAGTRQRILDKEFNHLIKIFESRGARVAFVADSCSGGGLAREVDPRGEQLIYRAVPTYQITEDELKPVSSPSDAFSTELDFDRSIFLAAVDKHSKAPEVKVPGVEGYRGALSYAFARALEGAADANGDGKITVEELFAYVRQVTYQLSDQRQMIVSASPPSVKASVEPVVELTRSVTYIAPPSPSPTGALSARIGAGAGVNLPPKKPTLAVERPVRIATLDGSNTELIGLAPLEAKFEIVSPRQNPELVWDPKSGDVIAAGDVIAHEVSRDDLPAVIDRAAAIRALKAMATRSVQPILLMPDSKLHRLGAQVDVSIDQLSDRSLIMFNIAGDGTVQLLYPQNAAEAGPMEKPQFRLPIKVRAPFGADQIVAISAPDRMPELAQALGRLNARRTAGQLVKFIAQNSDADMRVGSVGVFTSP, encoded by the coding sequence ATGAAAAAACTCCGCTGTCTTCTTGCGCCGGCGTGGCTTGCGGCGATCCTCACGGGAGTCCCGGCGGCTTATGCGGCGCCGGCGCCGGTCGCCGTGCAAAATCCAAGCGAAGTCCACGCCATTGTGGTCGGCATTGACCAATATCAGCACCTTGCCCAGCTTCGGGGCGCCGTGGCCGACGCCAAGGATATCGAAGCCTCGCTGCGCGTCATGGGCGTCACGGACATCGCGGCGCTCTACGACGACAAGGCCGACCGCGATTCGATCCTGAAGGCGGTCTATGACCTCAGCGCGCGGGTCAAGCGCGGCGATCTTGTGATCCTGTCGATTGCCGGCCATGGCGCGCAGGAGCCGGAGCGCGTCAAGGGATCGGAGGCGGACGGCAAGGACGCCGTCTTTCTGCTTGCCGGATTCGAGCCGGCCGGCGCCGGCACGCGCCAGCGCATTCTCGACAAGGAATTCAATCATCTGATCAAGATCTTTGAATCGCGCGGCGCGCGCGTCGCCTTCGTCGCCGATTCCTGCTCCGGCGGCGGCCTCGCTCGCGAAGTCGATCCGCGCGGCGAACAGCTGATCTACCGCGCCGTGCCGACCTACCAGATCACCGAAGACGAGCTGAAGCCGGTGTCGTCGCCGTCCGACGCCTTTTCGACCGAGCTCGATTTCGACCGCTCGATTTTCCTCGCCGCCGTCGACAAGCACTCCAAGGCGCCGGAAGTGAAGGTCCCGGGCGTCGAGGGCTATCGCGGCGCCTTGAGCTACGCCTTCGCCCGCGCGCTGGAAGGCGCGGCCGACGCCAATGGCGACGGGAAGATCACGGTCGAGGAGCTGTTCGCCTATGTGCGGCAGGTGACCTATCAATTATCTGACCAGCGTCAGATGATCGTCTCGGCGAGCCCGCCGTCCGTCAAGGCGAGCGTCGAGCCGGTGGTGGAGCTGACGCGCTCTGTCACCTATATCGCGCCGCCGAGTCCTTCGCCGACGGGAGCCTTGTCCGCCCGCATCGGCGCGGGCGCGGGCGTCAATCTGCCGCCGAAGAAGCCGACGCTCGCGGTCGAGCGGCCGGTGCGCATTGCGACGCTCGACGGCTCCAATACGGAGCTGATAGGTCTCGCGCCGCTGGAGGCGAAATTCGAGATCGTGTCGCCGCGCCAGAATCCCGAGCTGGTGTGGGATCCGAAATCCGGCGACGTGATCGCGGCGGGCGACGTCATCGCGCATGAGGTCAGCCGCGACGATCTGCCGGCGGTGATCGATCGCGCTGCCGCCATCCGCGCCTTGAAGGCAATGGCGACGCGATCCGTGCAGCCGATCCTGCTCATGCCGGACAGCAAGCTACACCGCCTCGGCGCGCAGGTCGACGTGTCCATCGATCAGCTGAGCGATCGATCGCTGATCATGTTCAATATCGCTGGCGACGGCACGGTGCAGCTTCTCTACCCGCAGAACGCCGCCGAAGCGGGCCCGATGGAGAAGCCGCAATTCCGCCTGCCGATCAAAGTGCGGGCGCCCTTCGGCGCCGATCAGATCGTCGCGATCTCGGCGCCGGATCGCATGCCCGAGCTCGCCCAGGCGCTCGGCCGGCTGAACGCGCGCCGCACCGCGGGTCAACTCGTCAAATTCATCGCGCAGAATTCGGACGCGGATATGCGCGTTGGTTCGGTCGGCGTGTTCACCTCGCCCTGA
- a CDS encoding OmpA family protein, whose translation MSVMTESGFSYARAFGAIRRMGFGCAVLAACVPGLCAPALADACAARLDSFNRSVDAAPNEAAQAQIDALVGDPNCGGYIIPAQRRLAAARLAAAQKLIAGAAPQSAYLNLIVAADQPAVLWQAAATLAEIRFGDRNFIEAAKGFDRAIEIVNNETMTPRDPGRPTIEGLLQRAAAARLLAANAGQGKSGYVMTATRDGRLGGIFSPRVRGVVPRAVPMPITFEYRSASLTDEGRQAADELARAIREQQPQIVRLVGHTDLRGGPEYNMKLSVARAEAVAAYLKENNIAVTVEPEGVGAAEPLQLSDASGLTQDDVYALNRRVEWRRE comes from the coding sequence ATGAGCGTCATGACGGAGTCCGGGTTTTCTTATGCACGCGCTTTTGGCGCGATCAGGCGGATGGGCTTCGGCTGCGCCGTGCTGGCGGCCTGCGTCCCGGGCCTCTGCGCTCCAGCCTTGGCGGACGCCTGCGCCGCGCGCCTCGATTCTTTCAATCGGTCGGTCGACGCCGCCCCGAATGAGGCGGCGCAGGCGCAGATCGACGCGCTGGTCGGCGACCCGAATTGCGGCGGCTATATCATCCCGGCGCAGCGCCGCCTCGCCGCCGCGCGCCTCGCCGCCGCGCAAAAACTGATCGCTGGCGCCGCGCCGCAGAGCGCCTATCTCAATTTGATCGTTGCGGCCGACCAACCCGCCGTCCTCTGGCAGGCCGCGGCGACCCTGGCCGAGATCCGCTTTGGCGACAGAAACTTTATCGAAGCGGCGAAAGGCTTCGACCGCGCCATCGAAATCGTCAACAATGAGACGATGACGCCGCGCGATCCGGGACGGCCGACGATCGAAGGGCTGTTGCAGCGGGCCGCTGCGGCGCGCCTCCTCGCCGCCAACGCCGGGCAGGGCAAATCCGGCTATGTCATGACGGCGACGCGGGACGGGCGGCTTGGCGGGATATTCTCGCCTCGGGTCCGAGGCGTCGTGCCCCGCGCGGTGCCGATGCCGATCACCTTCGAATACCGCTCCGCCAGCCTGACCGATGAGGGCCGCCAGGCGGCGGATGAGCTCGCCCGCGCCATCCGGGAGCAACAGCCGCAGATCGTCCGCCTCGTCGGCCACACCGATCTGCGCGGCGGCCCGGAGTACAACATGAAGCTCTCCGTCGCCCGCGCCGAGGCCGTCGCGGCCTATCTGAAGGAAAACAACATCGCGGTTACGGTTGAGCCGGAGGGCGTCGGCGCCGCGGAGCCGCTGCAATTGTCGGACGCCAGCGGCCTCACTCAGGATGACGTCTACGCCCTCAACCGGCGTGTCGAATGGCGGCGCGAATAA